GTGTTGTCCACTGCGTCCTGTCCGCGCCCCCATGCATCGCTGGGGCACTTCCACACCTGCTGGTTTTTCACATAGGGATGTATCTGCTGGTGCCAGGGCACCCACGTGGGGTACCACCCCCATGTCCAGCTGTGTACCTCGTCATAGTCCTGTGTGTACATCAGCTCGCCCAGCATGATTTGTTTCATGTTGGACAGACAGGTGGTCGCGCGCGCTTTCTCCCGTGCCTGTGCGAACACCGGGAAGAGGATCGCCGCCAGAATGGCGATGATGGCGATGACCACAAGCAGTTCGATCAGGGTAAACGCTTGCCTCTGGTCTCGCCGTTGAGTACTGACTCGCATGGTTTTTCTCCCTCCTTGTGATGATTTATCTCAGCTGGAAGCCGGTGCGACATCCAGCGTGGTTCCGTAGCGAAGCTGCACCGGTATGGTGACGTCGGCGTAGTCGTCCCGCTCTCCGGTGATGTACTGATGCAGGAGGCGGACGGCGGATTCCGCCAGCGCATCCAGGTCGACGTATACCGAGGCAGCGATATGGCGTGTGGTGGCGGGCCAGTGCAGACCATCATAGCCGATCACCGAGAGCTTGGCGGGTACCTCGATGCCGAAACGGTCACAATCTTCCAGCAGGCGGTACGCCAGCCAGTCACGCCAGCAGAATATCGCCGTGGGGGACTGCGGTTCGTGCAGAAGGTGCTCCAGGACCCTTTGCCCCTCACTCCAGTAGCTGAAAACGCGCTGGTCAGGAAGGTCGCTTCCAAGCGTGCGAAGGTACTGCTGAAGCAAACGAGCGCGCGGGATGGCGTCCCGAAAGTCGTTTCCCTCCTCAATCATGGCAGCGATGTGCCGGTGTCCCAACGCGACAAGGGCTTCAGCGACTTGCCTCATTCCACTGTGCACATCATCGCGTACGGAGGGCAAGACGCCTTCGCTGTCGCGTGCGTTTATCAGTACCACCGGCAAACGTGAACGCCTGAGCAGAGGCAACAGGGGATCGTCGGGCAAAGGGGCAAATAATAGCAATCCATCGGCGCGTCCGCCATTCAAAAAGCGGTACGTCTCCTCTGGCGGTCGGCTGAAGTCACAATGCACCAGCACATCGTAGCCGAGCTTACCCGCTGCACGCTCGATAGCGGTAGACAACCTGTCCATGTAGAGGTCGTTTTCAGTGCGCAAGCGGAACGCGTTGAAGAACGACAGAATGTGTGTGCGCCCACGTTGCATCGACCGCACCAGCAGGTTAGGGCTGTAGTCCAGCTCCTGTGCTGCCTCTTTCACGCGCTGATGCGTTTCCTCCGAAATGCGATGCGTAGCAGCTTTGCCGCTGAGCACCAGCGAGGCGGTGGTGCGGGAGACACCCGCCCGCTTTGCGACCTCGTCGAGCGTTGCCCGAGTTCTTCTTCGGGATGGAAGGGACATCGCTTTCCCCTTGCTAAAATACTTTAGCATCATTATAGCCCCATGTTGCTACGCTGTCAAGAGGTTTGCTAAAGTATTTTAGCGAATTTTTCGAAAAATAATAGAAAGGACGCACGTGCATGCCCGAGTTAATGGTTCACATCGACACTACCCGGCGTTATCAGCGCATCGAGAATTTTGGGGCATCGGGCACGTGGAGCCTGGACCCCATCGGCAAAGAATGGACTGAAGCC
This region of Bacillota bacterium genomic DNA includes:
- a CDS encoding LacI family transcriptional regulator; its protein translation is MSLPSRRRTRATLDEVAKRAGVSRTTASLVLSGKAATHRISEETHQRVKEAAQELDYSPNLLVRSMQRGRTHILSFFNAFRLRTENDLYMDRLSTAIERAAGKLGYDVLVHCDFSRPPEETYRFLNGGRADGLLLFAPLPDDPLLPLLRRSRLPVVLINARDSEGVLPSVRDDVHSGMRQVAEALVALGHRHIAAMIEEGNDFRDAIPRARLLQQYLRTLGSDLPDQRVFSYWSEGQRVLEHLLHEPQSPTAIFCWRDWLAYRLLEDCDRFGIEVPAKLSVIGYDGLHWPATTRHIAASVYVDLDALAESAVRLLHQYITGERDDYADVTIPVQLRYGTTLDVAPASS